The Desulfovibrio sp. genome window below encodes:
- a CDS encoding amphi-Trp domain-containing protein: protein MSKNKVKMEGVMDVKEVIAYLEDVVAGFKAGSVCMTVGEDCLTLKPRGVMDVALKVSQKKAKEKIALEVSWRRIEDASMRIGAPDEAA, encoded by the coding sequence GTGAGTAAGAACAAGGTGAAGATGGAAGGCGTGATGGATGTGAAGGAAGTGATCGCCTACCTCGAAGACGTGGTTGCCGGGTTCAAGGCCGGCTCGGTCTGCATGACTGTGGGCGAGGACTGCCTGACGCTCAAACCGCGCGGCGTAATGGACGTGGCCCTTAAGGTATCCCAGAAAAAAGCTAAGGAAAAAATCGCGTTGGAGGTTTCGTGGCGCCGCATCGAAGATGCGAGCATGCGCATCGGCGCTCCGGACGAGGCGGCCTAG